The proteins below are encoded in one region of Silene latifolia isolate original U9 population chromosome 2, ASM4854445v1, whole genome shotgun sequence:
- the LOC141641613 gene encoding 3-dehydroquinate synthase, chloroplastic-like, with amino-acid sequence MAIISTTSSSICFFPSHNNVSTSPPSNLFIGSTHFTTFGSISCNTWVWSRVFASCTRTLHTNSGSVSRSSEVPTIVDVDLGSRSYPIYIGSGLLDQPHLFQRHVHGKKALVVTNTTVAPLYLDKVVDALTTENPNISVEAVILPDGEQHKHMETLMKVFDKAIESRLDRRSSFVALGGGVTGDMCGLAAACFMRGVNFIQIPTTHMAHVDSSVGGKTAINHPLLKNMIGTIHQPQCVVIDTDTLNTLPERELFSGIAEVIKCGLVRDANFFDWQENNMAALLSRDATALTYAIKRSCEIKAEVVSLDEREEGVRLTLNFGHTFGHAIETASGYGQWLHGEGIAVGIVMAVDLSYRLGWINESLVKRVNTILKEARLPVAPPESITVEMFKSLMAVDKKVADGVMRLVLLKGPLGNCVFTGDYDPPALDQTLQAFCKT; translated from the exons ATGGCAATAATCTCAACTACGTCCTCCTCTATCTGCTTCTTTCCCTCTCACAACAATGTGTCAACGTCCCCTCCTTCCAATCTCTTCATTGGGTCGACCCACTTTACTACTTTCGGGTCAATTAGTTGTAACACTTGGGTTTGGTCCAGGGTTTTCGCTAGCTGTACTCGGACATTACATACCAATAGCGGCTCCGTGTCAAGGTCGTCTGAGGTTCCTACCATCGTTGACGTTGATTTGGGTTCACGTAGTTATCCCATTTATATCGGGTCGGGTCTTCTCGATCAACCTCATCTTTTTCAAAG GCATGTGCATGGAAAGAAGGCACTTGTAGTTACAAATACCACGGTTGCGCCTTTGTATTTGGATAAAGTTGTTGATGCTTTAACAACAGAGAACCCAAATATATCGGTTGAGGCCGTGATTTTGCCAGATGGAGAGCAGCATAAGCATATG GAAACTCTGATGAAAGTTTTTGATAAAGCTATTGAGTCGCGCTTGGACAGACGGTCATCTTTTGTTGCCCTTGGTGGTGGTGTCACTGGTGATATGTGTGGGCTTGCAGCTGCTTGTTTCATGCGTGGTGTCAATTTCATTCAAATTCCGACAACTCATATGGCACAT GTGGATTCTTCAGTTGGCGGAAAGACTGCTATAAATCATCCTTTGTTGAAAAATATGATAGGGACTATCCACCAACCTCAATGTGTAGTTATCGACACTGATACGCTGAACACGCTACCTGAGAGGGAATTGTTTTCCGGAATTGCTGAAGTTATAAAATGCGGGCTTGTCAGAGATGCCAATTTCTTTGACTGGCAGGAGAACAACATGGCTGCCCTACTATCAAG GGATGCTACAGCACTTACATATGCTATAAAGCGATCTTGCGAAATTAAGGCTGAAGTAGTCTCATTGGATGAGAGGGAAGAAGGAGTCAGGTTGACACTCAACTTTGGTCATACTTTTGGACAC GCAATTGAAACCGCATCTGGCTATGGACAATGGCTTCATGGGGAAGGAATTGCAGTTGGAATC GTGATGGCGGTAGACTTGTCGTACAGGCTCGGTTGGATAAATGAATCATTAGTGAAGCGAGTTAATACCATTCTAAAAGAAGCTAGGCTTCCAGTTGCGCCTCCTGAAAGCATCACCGTTGAAATGTTCAAGTCCTTAATGGCG GTGGATAAGAAGGTTGCAGATGGAGTAATGAGACTAGTTCTCCTGAAAGGTCCTCTAGGAAACTGTGTATTTACCGGAGATTATGATCCACCTGCTCTTGATCAAACTCTTCAAGCATTCTGCAAAACTTAA